A section of the Clostridium sp. TW13 genome encodes:
- a CDS encoding helix-turn-helix domain-containing protein → MENTKNISGNFLKNCRIKYGISQETLAGKLNLLGLNIDQSAISRIEGGTRELYDYELYCICRVLEIDIKSFFDKDLISTLPKSHNPLKKEC, encoded by the coding sequence ATGGAAAATACTAAGAATATCTCAGGAAATTTTCTCAAGAATTGTAGAATTAAATATGGTATATCACAAGAGACTTTAGCAGGTAAATTAAACCTACTGGGTCTAAATATAGATCAATCTGCAATTTCTCGAATAGAAGGGGGAACCAGAGAACTATATGACTACGAACTTTACTGTATTTGTAGAGTTCTAGAAATAGACATCAAATCATTTTTTGATAAAGATTTAATTTCTACTCTTCCCAAATCACACAATCCATTGAAAAAAGAGTGTTAA
- a CDS encoding cyclic GMP-AMP synthase DncV-like nucleotidyltransferase: MASVQKQFEKFHEDIKLKRFEENEILREKRDIITGKIEKGIKDLYEDKGEKSPSTEFIDQGSYSIGTGIIPDNGDYDIDEGIIFDLNKEDFEDVLYFKKMIRDIMLGHTKKEPKIKNPCVTITYSKGEESPYHVDLPIYLKSNKDDNLYLAWGKEFADKANIKWEKSDPKGLKDYINDAFSGDDKKQFRRVVRYLKKWKDIKFSDETDGKPPSIGLTVIAVDKFLPKKNFNSVTGKYEYDDLDATLSLTNEIINCFVQIYDYNAGKLLYTIDYKLPKEPKSNMFFKMTNLKMNSFYEKVVKLRDALEDAKSKDDPHDACTILAKYFGDKFPIPESTQNRYQKVALSSAPASNFA, translated from the coding sequence ATGGCATCGGTTCAAAAACAATTTGAAAAATTTCATGAAGATATAAAATTAAAAAGGTTTGAAGAAAATGAAATATTAAGAGAGAAAAGAGATATAATTACAGGGAAAATCGAAAAAGGAATTAAAGATTTATATGAAGATAAGGGAGAAAAATCACCTAGTACTGAGTTCATTGACCAAGGTAGTTATTCAATTGGTACAGGAATTATTCCTGATAATGGAGATTATGATATTGATGAAGGCATTATATTTGATTTAAATAAGGAAGATTTTGAAGATGTGTTATATTTTAAAAAAATGATTAGAGATATCATGCTTGGACACACAAAAAAAGAACCTAAAATTAAAAATCCATGTGTGACAATAACTTATTCTAAAGGTGAAGAATCACCTTATCATGTTGATTTGCCTATTTATTTAAAGTCCAATAAGGATGATAATCTGTATTTGGCTTGGGGGAAGGAGTTCGCAGATAAAGCAAATATAAAATGGGAAAAATCTGACCCAAAAGGTTTAAAGGATTATATTAATGATGCTTTTTCAGGAGATGATAAGAAGCAGTTTAGAAGGGTTGTAAGATATTTAAAAAAGTGGAAGGATATTAAATTTTCCGATGAAACTGATGGGAAACCACCAAGTATAGGATTAACGGTTATAGCAGTAGATAAATTTTTACCAAAGAAAAATTTTAATTCAGTAACTGGAAAATACGAATATGATGACCTTGATGCTACATTGTCATTAACTAATGAAATCATTAATTGTTTTGTACAAATTTATGATTATAATGCAGGAAAATTATTATATACAATTGACTACAAACTTCCTAAAGAGCCTAAAAGCAATATGTTTTTCAAAATGACTAATTTAAAGATGAATTCTTTTTATGAGAAGGTTGTAAAATTAAGAGATGCATTAGAAGATGCAAAATCAAAAGATGATCCACATGATGCATGTACAATATTAGCAAAATACTTTGGTGATAAATTCCCGATACCAGAATCAACACAAAATAGGTATCAAAAAGTAGCATTAAGTAGTGCTCCAGCATCAAATTTTGCATAA
- a CDS encoding SAVED domain-containing protein, producing the protein MNAKILDKLLDLIRDDKLGAIILLLILLIISVINIFIYRNNKRFQKIYNRVSNFFPWVKKENVVLATFSKHIAVYDKILEPYLLNGCLVIKEDYREKFNRDGSIDIKNLCAIKEKKEESLKKARKRMKNENSLIYLGFPHVPFAFRDGYLFTDVDDVTLYEYQGKDSEYLRKGFFELRKEYNSDLKIHSDYLDKSISSNEIALKIEQSFPISNREIEDTIGAKDIITIAVDNVERWGITSYAQIDLYQKKLREVLKWAKEKQIEKIHIFATTPVTLSFSLGRIIQHYDCDIIVYNYNSGKFDWKINLKVGKIGFVNNNVI; encoded by the coding sequence ATGAATGCGAAAATTTTAGATAAGTTGTTAGATTTGATTAGAGATGATAAATTAGGGGCTATAATATTGCTATTAATTTTACTTATTATATCAGTGATAAATATCTTTATTTATAGAAACAACAAGAGATTTCAAAAAATATATAATAGAGTTTCAAATTTTTTTCCGTGGGTAAAAAAAGAGAATGTAGTATTAGCAACTTTTAGTAAGCATATAGCGGTGTACGATAAAATACTAGAACCATATTTACTTAATGGTTGTTTAGTAATTAAAGAAGATTACAGGGAGAAATTTAATAGAGATGGGAGTATTGATATTAAAAATTTATGCGCAATAAAAGAAAAAAAAGAAGAATCGCTAAAAAAAGCAAGAAAGAGAATGAAAAATGAAAATTCGTTAATTTATTTAGGTTTTCCTCATGTACCTTTTGCATTTAGAGATGGGTATTTGTTTACAGATGTTGATGATGTAACATTATATGAATATCAAGGAAAAGATAGTGAATATTTAAGAAAAGGTTTCTTTGAGTTGAGAAAAGAATATAATAGTGATTTAAAAATACATTCGGATTATTTGGATAAATCAATTAGTAGTAATGAAATTGCATTAAAAATAGAACAGTCTTTTCCAATATCAAATAGAGAGATAGAAGACACAATAGGTGCTAAAGACATAATAACAATAGCAGTAGATAATGTTGAAAGATGGGGCATTACAAGTTATGCTCAAATTGATTTATATCAAAAGAAATTGAGGGAAGTTTTAAAATGGGCAAAAGAAAAGCAAATTGAGAAAATACATATTTTTGCTACTACACCTGTAACGTTATCATTTAGTTTGGGAAGGATAATTCAACATTATGATTGTGATATAATAGTATACAATTATAATTCGGGAAAATTTGATTGGAAGATAAATTTAAAAGTAGGCAAGATAGGCTTTGTAAATAATAATGTTATTTAG
- a CDS encoding DUF2726 domain-containing protein — protein MNDQFSTIKDMISYLYEGKDKEDIKLKTRTILKQIDQVYKESTEDYKEEQMFNIVIMLKYYLTIIEDYKIAYEFYRDIIDNHYINYLKENKELNEYFLFLTEIELICAMKIGQVSKELRLMILLIDIEELSYSEEHNIKDYSFKFQKEHIEAYGYFLKYILENEEITENKIISRILLYLNVCIDTLIQYSDIVYYYRIEEIKKISEKLGFSEFNYNLLNFCGVFIGFICKNNLEVDLSVNKHYEEESILLREEYETHKEVYNFCDEQMLNKVFIDFLNSITEYDYKLYSDDILNIINNCFEKMEENTEEDLFTMVSRLKEFNLPDFKRHLLDECTCNYCDDNIEIFFEHEHFKTITNLYNLVSNDYIGKKKLFKKFYFELAYSFNKIEEREVAKQLYENAIENGIRSPEVYNNLGVIFYGEGDNERALYYYEKAFELNPQNDIAKKNKESTEQVIKDQKKREQQLKNVYFKKVQKYHRSILFAIHRYSDEVTNDILHDIINQDRYSLKKNVNFLLDNDMLRLTEDGKYIINPIVEKLIDEYVNPTLERQIVKVDNSKFYRPIFYHESEINLYRVLIELFPQHFVFPNMSLKTIFDIDKLRDLLDKEMLSYLFMAHVDFAIVNTATYFPVLAFEKDSEFNDKEPSKINNEYKNQIFKIGGIPLIRLRYNSGMEYERLKQEVKDATKSLILEIESGTNNSEFDLIKEIDKRKFGITNSAVDLKTVQKEWDNIVGSGIAVKSKVIDLEERILIIEISNDLKSIIELGRESIHKKILDKFTFISDIKYNWY, from the coding sequence ATGAACGATCAATTTAGTACTATTAAGGATATGATTTCTTATTTGTATGAAGGCAAAGATAAAGAAGATATAAAGTTAAAAACTAGAACAATTTTAAAACAGATAGATCAAGTATATAAGGAAAGTACAGAAGATTATAAAGAGGAGCAGATGTTTAACATTGTAATAATGTTGAAATACTACTTAACAATTATAGAAGATTATAAAATAGCGTATGAATTTTACAGAGATATCATAGATAACCATTATATAAATTACTTAAAAGAGAATAAAGAATTAAATGAATATTTTTTATTTCTAACAGAAATTGAACTTATATGCGCAATGAAAATAGGACAAGTTAGTAAAGAACTAAGATTAATGATTTTATTAATTGATATTGAAGAGTTGAGTTATTCAGAAGAACATAATATAAAGGATTATAGTTTTAAATTTCAAAAGGAACATATTGAGGCTTATGGCTATTTTTTAAAGTATATACTAGAAAATGAAGAGATTACAGAGAATAAAATTATAAGTAGGATATTATTATATCTTAATGTATGTATTGATACCTTAATACAATATTCTGATATAGTGTATTATTATAGAATAGAAGAAATTAAGAAAATCAGTGAAAAACTTGGTTTCTCAGAATTTAATTATAATCTATTAAATTTTTGTGGTGTTTTTATTGGATTTATATGTAAAAATAATTTGGAAGTTGACCTCTCTGTTAATAAACATTATGAAGAAGAGAGTATTCTACTAAGAGAGGAATATGAAACGCACAAAGAAGTTTACAATTTTTGTGATGAGCAGATGTTAAATAAAGTTTTTATAGATTTTTTAAATTCAATCACAGAATACGATTATAAATTATATTCAGATGATATACTCAATATCATTAATAATTGTTTTGAAAAAATGGAGGAGAATACAGAAGAAGATTTGTTTACAATGGTATCTAGATTAAAGGAATTTAATTTACCTGATTTTAAGAGACATTTATTGGATGAGTGTACTTGTAATTATTGTGATGATAATATAGAAATTTTCTTTGAACATGAACATTTTAAAACTATCACTAATCTATACAATTTAGTAAGTAATGATTATATAGGTAAAAAGAAATTATTTAAAAAATTTTATTTTGAATTAGCATATTCATTTAATAAAATAGAAGAAAGAGAAGTGGCTAAACAGTTATATGAAAATGCTATAGAGAATGGAATTAGAAGTCCAGAAGTTTACAATAATTTGGGAGTGATTTTTTATGGAGAAGGGGATAATGAGCGGGCTTTATACTACTATGAAAAGGCATTTGAATTGAATCCACAAAATGATATTGCTAAGAAAAACAAGGAAAGCACAGAACAAGTGATCAAAGATCAAAAGAAAAGAGAGCAACAACTAAAAAATGTATATTTTAAAAAAGTACAGAAGTATCATAGAAGCATATTATTTGCAATACATAGATATTCTGATGAAGTGACAAATGATATTCTCCATGATATTATAAACCAAGATAGGTATTCTCTAAAAAAGAATGTTAATTTTTTACTTGATAATGATATGTTACGTTTAACTGAAGATGGTAAATATATAATAAATCCGATAGTAGAAAAATTAATAGATGAATACGTAAATCCAACATTAGAAAGGCAAATTGTTAAAGTAGATAATTCTAAATTTTATAGACCAATTTTCTATCATGAGTCAGAAATTAATCTTTATAGAGTATTAATAGAATTATTTCCACAACATTTTGTATTTCCCAATATGAGTTTAAAAACTATTTTTGATATAGATAAATTAAGAGACTTACTTGATAAAGAGATGCTATCATATTTATTCATGGCACATGTAGATTTTGCTATAGTAAATACTGCAACATATTTTCCAGTATTAGCATTTGAAAAAGATAGTGAGTTTAATGATAAAGAACCTTCAAAAATTAATAATGAATATAAGAATCAAATATTTAAAATTGGAGGCATTCCTTTAATAAGGTTAAGATATAATAGTGGTATGGAATATGAACGATTAAAACAGGAAGTAAAAGATGCCACTAAAAGTCTTATATTAGAAATTGAGAGTGGAACTAATAATTCTGAATTTGATTTAATAAAAGAAATTGATAAGAGGAAATTTGGTATTACTAATTCAGCAGTTGATTTAAAAACTGTACAGAAGGAGTGGGATAATATAGTTGGTTCTGGTATAGCGGTAAAATCAAAGGTTATTGATTTAGAAGAGCGAATTTTAATTATAGAAATATCAAATGATTTGAAATCCATTATAGAATTAGGAAGAGAAAGCATACACAAGAAAATTTTAGATAAGTTTACATTCATAAGTGATATAAAATATAATTGGTATTAG
- a CDS encoding VanZ family protein, translating into MEPLAITLIILQAVVIFSIFKMFISRQIDKYSYYIIWTCYFFILAFVLFGRPTAFRKFNFNPLDILNGLNNFDSIFIYLLNILAFIPIGYIFRHKGARNMLLIMIPIEFLIETIQYIFKLGIFDINDIILNLIGICIGYIISKNKDLLKIENTSSANKNKDTVI; encoded by the coding sequence ATGGAACCATTAGCAATAACACTAATTATTCTTCAAGCAGTTGTAATTTTCTCTATATTTAAGATGTTTATATCTAGACAAATAGATAAGTATTCTTACTACATTATTTGGACATGCTATTTTTTTATCCTCGCATTTGTACTATTTGGGAGACCAACAGCATTTAGAAAATTTAATTTTAATCCATTAGATATTCTAAATGGATTGAATAATTTCGATTCAATTTTTATATATCTATTGAATATACTTGCATTTATTCCAATTGGATATATATTTAGGCATAAAGGTGCAAGAAATATGTTATTAATTATGATACCGATTGAATTTTTAATAGAAACTATTCAATATATTTTTAAGTTAGGTATTTTTGATATTAATGATATTATACTCAACCTTATAGGTATATGCATTGGATATATAATTTCAAAAAATAAAGACTTATTGAAAATAGAAAATACATCTTCAGCAAATAAAAATAAGGACACAGTAATCTAA
- a CDS encoding ThiF family adenylyltransferase, which translates to MDIISLLNSKKYLKNSVSINESSYTTEFELRNGDIIPLQLYFSDEFPYKLPNIWIDMSKQAYIPVKPHITSNGYICYLDKEGVVWNDTPSITIDYVFERVEKVLFDKIKEKEFHREFIHYFASSKGCKYSISLVDNVSCVKEIKLIVNKNGSPMLFYDTSVNNLSQIKKESNIESNQVCNGIYIPLEKTLDIYVPNSHKFWSSEEIAELLNRSCSTETIDTINGLTKVRNNYYYLLNIPLITGESVLIGLWYYKLVDKNIIKGVPILNNQSMYDIRPIVPIRIDDERLLKRGGAIINGKESNILLIGCGSVGSDLLFLLARSGYKKITIVDADKLDVANTYRHFLGYNKSSTFLPKVDLLKTELEERYRGLKVNSINKDIFNALKTGEVELEKFNLIICAIGDVNQERLLNKYIIKTNTPAIFTWVEAYGIGGHALLINHDSKGCYNCYINDDLTNKINFSGKSNRPFVNNFDGCLGTFTKYGSMDSMQTANIAGRLAMELLQNKVEGNKLVSWKGYSQEFIDNGYTLSNSYYDFNAGIGERHIDISNGCKVCNG; encoded by the coding sequence ATGGATATTATCAGTCTTTTAAACTCAAAGAAATATCTAAAAAATAGTGTTTCTATTAATGAAAGTTCGTATACTACAGAATTTGAGTTAAGAAATGGAGATATAATACCATTACAATTATATTTTTCTGATGAATTTCCATATAAGTTACCTAATATTTGGATTGATATGAGCAAACAAGCGTATATTCCCGTTAAGCCTCATATAACGAGTAATGGATATATTTGTTATTTGGATAAAGAAGGGGTTGTCTGGAATGACACTCCTTCAATTACTATTGATTATGTCTTTGAAAGAGTTGAAAAAGTTCTATTTGATAAAATAAAAGAAAAAGAATTTCATAGAGAATTTATACATTATTTTGCATCATCAAAAGGATGTAAATATTCAATATCTCTGGTGGATAATGTATCTTGTGTTAAAGAAATAAAATTAATAGTAAATAAAAATGGGAGTCCAATGTTATTCTATGATACAAGTGTAAATAATTTAAGCCAAATAAAAAAGGAATCCAATATAGAAAGTAATCAGGTATGCAATGGGATTTATATTCCTTTAGAAAAAACATTGGACATATATGTACCTAATTCTCATAAGTTTTGGAGTAGTGAAGAAATTGCTGAACTTTTAAATAGAAGTTGTTCTACTGAAACAATAGATACGATAAATGGATTAACAAAGGTTCGGAACAACTATTATTACCTTTTGAATATACCTTTAATTACAGGAGAATCCGTATTAATTGGATTATGGTATTACAAACTTGTAGATAAGAATATTATTAAAGGAGTTCCAATATTAAATAATCAATCTATGTATGACATAAGACCTATTGTGCCAATTAGAATAGATGATGAAAGACTATTAAAAAGAGGGGGAGCGATTATCAATGGAAAAGAGTCAAATATATTACTGATTGGGTGTGGCTCAGTAGGAAGCGATTTATTATTTCTTTTGGCGAGAAGTGGATATAAAAAAATTACAATTGTAGATGCTGATAAATTAGATGTTGCAAACACATACAGACATTTTTTGGGATATAATAAATCAAGTACATTTTTACCAAAAGTTGATTTACTTAAAACAGAGTTAGAGGAACGATATCGAGGATTAAAAGTAAATAGCATAAATAAGGATATTTTTAATGCATTAAAAACTGGAGAGGTTGAGTTAGAAAAATTCAATCTTATAATATGTGCTATTGGCGATGTAAACCAAGAAAGACTTTTAAATAAGTATATAATAAAAACAAATACTCCGGCTATATTTACATGGGTTGAAGCGTATGGTATTGGTGGACATGCGTTACTAATAAACCATGATTCGAAAGGCTGTTATAACTGTTATATAAATGATGATTTAACAAACAAAATAAACTTTTCAGGTAAAAGTAATAGACCTTTTGTAAATAATTTTGATGGATGCCTAGGTACGTTTACTAAGTATGGAAGTATGGATTCTATGCAAACAGCCAACATTGCTGGTAGATTAGCAATGGAATTACTTCAAAACAAAGTAGAAGGTAATAAGTTAGTTTCATGGAAAGGATATTCTCAAGAGTTTATTGATAATGGATATACATTATCAAATTCATATTATGACTTCAATGCTGGAATTGGAGAAAGGCATATAGATATAAGTAATGGGTGTAAGGTGTGTAATGGATGA
- a CDS encoding PIN domain-containing protein, whose translation MNYIILDTSVLLDLIRKDKDVINKFLNAIEEKVFIPNLVYEEFYNKFQKEDKGYEKSKNIYNSFVEIKNVKRKLVNGCLQEVFGGLKDIRDKYLPEFHKLNTFIKKRNKKQDQLIGIIEEMKNKFYWQQQEEIYDYFDEFNKLINEVEEKLKPIEIYDDIREIKNVINDSILLCEYLMNAIQSNKNTNKLYSNYSSIRDFINKNINDKFRLSQEEKNNIIEYLKSNPNINWWGKKDIKKKGIKTGYNDQFIWKEAVKFSKKNNTDLIFLTDDKKDFEDCNLKNEMEKDFYNETGKKVEIIHLNEYVLMKEIENKEINKHKLELFMEQEFIKSHEVDNVLNEAIEFIENNCEEFSNVLRENSELLEELFANEYEEGEEYILASDALSLEIGEYCSYEDEIDIGCKFINKVDNTKALFNISIHLDIGSTLQCEIIYNAYFNVDGGIEFSIKDVIFDISGEEYLINDGDDINKVLLEKYCFIDYIEPIMKKKLNTN comes from the coding sequence ATGAATTATATTATATTAGATACTAGTGTACTACTTGATTTGATTAGAAAAGATAAAGATGTAATAAATAAGTTTTTAAATGCAATAGAAGAAAAAGTTTTTATTCCTAATTTAGTTTATGAAGAATTCTATAATAAATTTCAAAAAGAGGATAAAGGGTATGAAAAATCAAAAAATATTTATAATTCTTTTGTTGAAATTAAGAATGTAAAAAGAAAGTTAGTTAATGGTTGTTTGCAGGAAGTATTTGGGGGTCTTAAAGATATAAGAGATAAATACTTACCTGAATTTCACAAATTAAATACGTTCATTAAGAAAAGAAATAAAAAACAAGATCAACTAATTGGCATAATTGAAGAAATGAAGAATAAGTTTTATTGGCAGCAACAAGAAGAAATTTACGATTACTTTGATGAATTCAATAAATTAATAAATGAAGTTGAAGAAAAATTAAAACCAATAGAAATATATGACGATATAAGGGAAATTAAAAATGTAATAAATGATTCAATTTTACTATGTGAATATTTGATGAATGCGATTCAAAGTAACAAGAACACAAATAAATTGTATAGCAATTATTCAAGTATAAGAGATTTTATTAATAAAAATATTAATGATAAATTTCGATTATCACAAGAAGAAAAAAATAATATTATAGAGTATTTGAAAAGCAATCCCAATATTAATTGGTGGGGGAAGAAAGATATTAAAAAGAAAGGTATAAAGACAGGATACAATGATCAGTTTATATGGAAGGAAGCCGTGAAATTTTCAAAGAAGAATAATACTGATTTAATATTTTTAACTGATGATAAGAAAGATTTTGAAGATTGTAATCTAAAAAATGAGATGGAAAAAGATTTTTATAATGAGACAGGAAAGAAAGTTGAAATAATACATTTGAATGAATATGTGTTAATGAAAGAAATTGAAAATAAAGAAATTAATAAACACAAATTAGAATTATTTATGGAGCAAGAATTTATAAAGTCTCATGAAGTAGATAATGTTCTAAATGAAGCAATTGAATTTATTGAAAATAATTGTGAGGAGTTTTCAAATGTTCTTAGAGAAAACAGTGAATTATTAGAGGAATTATTTGCCAATGAATATGAAGAAGGAGAAGAATATATATTAGCCAGTGATGCGTTATCACTTGAAATTGGAGAATATTGTAGTTATGAAGATGAGATAGATATAGGCTGTAAATTTATAAATAAGGTAGATAATACGAAAGCATTATTTAATATTAGTATTCATTTAGATATAGGCTCAACTTTGCAATGTGAGATAATATATAATGCGTATTTTAATGTTGATGGTGGAATTGAATTTAGTATTAAGGATGTTATATTCGATATAAGTGGAGAAGAATATTTAATTAATGATGGTGATGATATCAATAAAGTTTTGTTGGAAAAATATTGTTTTATAGATTATATTGAGCCAATAATGAAAAAAAAACTAAATACGAATTAA
- a CDS encoding Mov34/MPN/PAD-1 family protein yields MDDLVLTYKDIKLIIKKEILFELSQYRQITLHKNESGGMLIGSKLLYDDTIEINDITQPLIEDSFSPTTFKRSDLHNGILKEKWKKSNHTKMYLGEWHTHPQNIPFPSTVDRSNWIKLLQESKTESEILIFIIIGIKNNALFIGEKYSKDINLIELREVYECENFR; encoded by the coding sequence ATGGATGATTTAGTTTTAACATATAAAGACATAAAGTTAATAATAAAAAAAGAGATACTTTTTGAATTATCTCAATATAGGCAAATAACTCTGCATAAGAATGAGAGTGGAGGTATGCTTATTGGAAGTAAATTATTGTATGATGACACTATAGAAATTAATGATATCACACAGCCACTTATTGAAGATAGTTTTTCGCCGACTACCTTTAAAAGATCAGACTTACACAATGGTATTTTGAAGGAAAAGTGGAAAAAGAGTAATCATACAAAAATGTATCTTGGTGAGTGGCATACACATCCACAAAATATACCATTTCCGTCAACAGTAGATAGAAGTAATTGGATAAAATTACTACAAGAATCAAAAACAGAATCAGAAATACTTATTTTTATTATTATTGGTATAAAAAATAATGCACTTTTTATAGGTGAAAAATATAGTAAAGATATTAATCTGATTGAATTGAGGGAAGTATATGAATGCGAAAATTTTAGATAA